In a genomic window of Thermoproteus tenax Kra 1:
- a CDS encoding respiratory nitrate reductase subunit gamma, which yields MLDAVLFVGIPYFALAVLIVGVLMKIAAWISPRRLTSLASVAVVSYNWSAGARTREVLKRILTFYTLRYTNDRLLYWGALLLHWGIFLALFLGHTDLFLTPEQLAAVGIAPATREMLAIGLGTLFGAMATAGLCLLWARRLTKPVVKIFTFADDWFALSLITAIVLLGLVNTAFIHPNYEATVGPWLRNLLTGNIPAALEAIAKAEPLLKLHIFLAEVLMIYVPFGKMIHPFTIFFEPTITSPPYKVSGSEVTLK from the coding sequence ATGTTGGACGCCGTATTGTTCGTAGGCATTCCCTATTTCGCCCTAGCGGTGCTCATCGTGGGAGTTTTGATGAAGATAGCCGCTTGGATTTCGCCGCGGAGGCTAACCTCCCTGGCCTCCGTGGCGGTAGTCTCCTACAACTGGAGCGCAGGGGCTAGAACTAGAGAGGTATTAAAACGTATATTGACATTTTATACGCTGAGATATACCAACGATAGGCTACTCTACTGGGGCGCGTTGCTTCTCCACTGGGGCATCTTCCTGGCCCTCTTCCTAGGCCACACCGACCTCTTCCTCACCCCAGAGCAGCTTGCGGCAGTAGGCATAGCCCCGGCGACCAGGGAAATGTTGGCCATAGGCCTGGGGACTCTATTCGGCGCTATGGCAACCGCAGGGCTGTGCCTGCTCTGGGCCAGGCGGCTGACGAAGCCCGTAGTAAAAATCTTCACCTTCGCCGACGATTGGTTCGCGCTGTCCTTGATAACGGCGATAGTGCTTTTGGGACTGGTCAACACCGCCTTCATACACCCGAACTACGAAGCGACGGTCGGCCCGTGGCTGAGAAATCTGCTGACGGGTAACATACCCGCGGCGTTGGAGGCCATAGCTAAAGCGGAGCCGTTGCTGAAATTGCACATATTCCTCGCAGAGGTGTTAATGATATACGTCCCATTTGGAAAAATGATACACCCATTTACAATATTCTTTGAGCCCACAATTACGTCTCCGCCATATAAAGTATCTGGGAGCGAAGTTACTTTGAAATAA